A region of Pontiella agarivorans DNA encodes the following proteins:
- a CDS encoding uroporphyrinogen decarboxylase family protein — MTGKQILLDAIAGRETSRPAWLPFVGCHGGFLIGKTATEYLTSADLLVEGLKKAKSLYKPDGLPVMFDLQIEAEILGCDLHWADEVPPAVTTHPLAMGKTLADLPELDETKGRFPIVVEALKTLKNEIGEDTALYGLICGPFTLALHLLGNDIFLDMYDDEDAVIEVISYCAEICKKSADIYLDHGADVIAVVDPMTSQISPDHFEQFVTPAMNAVYDHIRERGGISSIFVCGDVTRNLEVMTQTTADNISVDEQIDMVHLRELCEAQGKSFGGNIKLTAVLLLGDEEDSKMEVLDIMEKSGNKGFILAPGCDLPYAVPIKNLQAVADMVHDEYARETAKSLQAKEMDSFDDVEVPDYQAADGVILDVITLDSTSCAPCQYMMEAVKKAAEKTTAKCYINEHKIKVREGIGMMVKLGVKNLPTICINGEPKFASIIPDITTLVNAIDEAAK; from the coding sequence ATGACAGGCAAACAGATTCTTTTAGACGCAATTGCAGGCAGGGAAACCTCCAGACCGGCCTGGCTTCCGTTTGTGGGATGCCACGGCGGTTTTCTGATCGGAAAAACAGCGACCGAATATCTCACCTCGGCCGACCTGCTGGTCGAAGGCCTGAAAAAAGCAAAATCACTCTATAAACCCGACGGACTTCCGGTGATGTTTGACCTCCAGATCGAGGCGGAAATCCTCGGTTGCGACCTGCACTGGGCCGACGAAGTTCCGCCGGCGGTTACCACGCACCCGCTGGCGATGGGAAAAACGCTGGCAGATCTTCCCGAATTGGATGAAACCAAAGGCCGCTTCCCGATTGTGGTTGAAGCACTGAAAACACTGAAAAATGAGATCGGCGAAGACACGGCCCTCTACGGCCTGATCTGCGGCCCCTTCACCCTCGCCCTCCATTTGCTGGGCAACGACATTTTCCTTGATATGTATGATGATGAGGATGCCGTGATTGAGGTGATCAGCTACTGCGCCGAAATCTGTAAAAAATCGGCGGATATTTATCTCGATCACGGGGCCGATGTAATTGCAGTGGTGGACCCCATGACCAGCCAGATTTCTCCGGATCATTTTGAGCAGTTTGTAACACCGGCCATGAATGCCGTTTATGACCACATCCGTGAACGCGGCGGCATCTCCTCCATCTTCGTCTGCGGCGATGTGACCCGGAACCTTGAAGTGATGACACAGACAACGGCCGATAATATTTCGGTGGATGAGCAGATCGACATGGTCCACCTGCGCGAACTTTGCGAAGCACAGGGAAAATCCTTCGGCGGCAATATCAAGCTGACCGCCGTGCTGCTGCTCGGTGATGAAGAGGATTCAAAAATGGAAGTGCTCGATATTATGGAGAAAAGCGGAAATAAAGGCTTCATCCTCGCTCCCGGCTGCGACCTGCCCTACGCCGTCCCGATCAAAAACCTGCAGGCGGTCGCCGATATGGTGCATGATGAATACGCCCGCGAAACGGCAAAATCCCTCCAGGCCAAAGAAATGGATTCTTTTGACGATGTGGAGGTCCCGGACTATCAGGCCGCTGACGGCGTAATTCTCGATGTTATCACGCTCGACTCCACCTCCTGCGCACCGTGCCAGTATATGATGGAAGCCGTGAAAAAAGCCGCCGAAAAAACGACCGCGAAGTGCTACATTAATGAGCATAAAATCAAAGTCCGTGAGGGCATCGGAATGATGGTGAAACTGGGCGTCAAAAACCTGCCGACCATCTGCATTAACGGAGAACCCAAGTTTGCTTCGATCATACCGGATATCACCACGTTGGTGAACGCCATCGATGAGGCGGCGAAATAG
- a CDS encoding DUF1638 domain-containing protein: MPILFIMKLKLISCEIFYREMQFLLKAVPHEIDVQFLQKGLHDIPTAEMLKRLQAEVDNASEEKYDAIIMGYGLCNNGLEGLKARSVPVIIPRAHDCITLFLGSRWRYKKYFNENPGTFFKTTGWIERDYVAEDLKDISIPTQLGMDLTYEQLVEKYGEDNAEFLWEELCDTEKNYSQITFIEMGVEPDDSFEQTAREEAVSKGWKFKKVSGRLDLLRRMLHGDWDSDDFLVISPGSGIVTTHNDTIIRASKDI; the protein is encoded by the coding sequence GTGCCTATACTTTTCATTATGAAGCTCAAGCTGATCAGCTGTGAAATTTTCTACCGGGAGATGCAGTTCCTGCTTAAAGCGGTTCCGCACGAAATTGATGTGCAGTTTCTGCAGAAAGGCCTTCATGACATCCCCACAGCAGAGATGCTCAAGCGGCTTCAGGCCGAAGTGGATAATGCTTCCGAAGAAAAATATGATGCCATCATCATGGGCTATGGACTCTGCAACAACGGACTCGAAGGATTAAAAGCCCGATCGGTTCCCGTGATCATTCCGCGGGCACATGACTGCATCACCCTGTTTCTCGGCAGCCGTTGGCGCTATAAAAAATATTTCAACGAAAATCCCGGCACCTTTTTCAAAACCACCGGCTGGATCGAACGCGATTATGTGGCGGAAGATCTGAAAGACATCTCCATCCCGACGCAGCTGGGGATGGACCTGACGTATGAGCAGCTCGTGGAAAAATACGGTGAAGACAATGCTGAATTCCTCTGGGAGGAGCTGTGCGATACCGAAAAAAACTATTCGCAGATTACCTTCATTGAAATGGGCGTGGAGCCCGATGACAGCTTTGAACAGACCGCCCGTGAAGAAGCCGTTTCCAAAGGCTGGAAATTTAAAAAAGTATCCGGCCGTCTCGATCTGCTGCGCCGTATGCTCCATGGCGATTGGGACTCGGATGATTTTCTGGTGATCTCGCCCGGTTCCGGAATCGTGACCACCCACAACGATACCATCATCCGTGCATCCAAAGACATCTAA